CTTAAATTCTAAGGTATTGGCTGATGCGATTAATAAAACCATTTTTGCTACCGGTAATGATGATTTGAGGCCGGTGATGTCCGGTGTGTTTTTTCAATTCACACCAGAGAACGTTACATTTGTTGCCACAGATGCTCATAAATTGGTACGTTATCGCAGATACGATATCAAATCTGATCAGGTTGCCAGTTTCATTATGCCTAAAAAGCCTTTGAACCTGTTGAAAAACACCTTGGCCGCAGAAGATTCTGAGGTTGTAATTCTTTACAATGATAAAAATGCCTATTTCAAATTTGGAAATATGGAATTGGTTTGTCGTTTGATCGATGGAAGATATCCGAACTATGAAGCAGTTATTCCACAGGAAAATCCCAATAAACTTACCATAGACAGAACGGCATTTCTTGGTTCCATCAGACGTGTATCGATCTTTTCAAATAAAACTACTCACCAGGTTAGATTGAAAATTACCGGTAATGAACTAAGTATTTCTGCGGAAGATTTGGATTTTGCAAATGAGGCTAATGAAAGACAATCCTGTCAGTATCAAGGTGAAGATATGGAAATTGGATTCAACTCCAAATTTTTGGCTGAAATGTTGTCTAATTTGCCATCGGAACATGTTAACTTAGAAATGAGTGTACCAAATCGTGCCGGAATTTTACTTCCTGCCGATGGTACAGTTGAAGGAGAAGATATTCTGATGTTGGTGATGCCGGTTATGTTGAATTACTAATAATTAAAGTTTGACAACCGCCAAATTATCAGGGAATACTGAAGTTTATTGTCTTCGTAAGCCGGAAGCATTCGTTTTGGATAGTCATGTAGAAGGTTACATGATTAATGGAATTCATGTTAAAGAAGGCGATACCGTTTTTGATGTTGGAGCAAATATTGGCGTTTTTGGAGTAAGAATGCTTCAGAAAGGTCCGACAGTTAAGGTTTTTGCCTTTGAGCCTATTCCGGATATTTATCAAGTATTAAAAGCCAATAGCCAGAAATTTGGTAGTGCTAGATTTGTGGCCTTGAATTGTGGTTTAAGCGATGCAAATGGTGAAGCTGAGTTTACCTATTTCCCCCATGCTCCTGCCTTATCAACCAGTAATCCGGGAATGTGGGATGAAGATCCGGATATGTTCAAGAATGCAGTGGAAGGAAGCTTGAAAAATGCACCCAAAGAAATGTGGTATGCTAAATTGGTTCCTTCTTTTATGTCTGGATTTATGGCGAAAATGCTTCGTTCCGGAGGACAAAAGTTTAAATGTCAACTTCGCACCATTTCATCCGTGATTGATGAATATGATGTAAAAAAAATAGATTTGCTAAAAATCGATTGTGAAGGAGCCGAATTGAGCGTATTACTTGGTTTACAGGATAAACATTGGGAAATGGTTAGTCAGTTAGTTGTGGAAGTCCATGATACCGAAGGTCGTTTGGACCGAATCCAGGGGATGTGCATCAAACATGGCTTAACAAAAATTGTTGCTCAGAAGGAACAAGGATTTGAATCTACCAAGCTTATCAATTTATACGCTACCCGATAAGTTTACCATTTTCTCTTTTCGAGAACAAGTCTAGTCCCTAAAATAAATACGGCATTTATACTGATAAAGTAGAGAATGTCTCGTGTATCCAATACTCCTCTGCTCATAGAAACATAGTGTGTATTTATACTCAACTCAAGTAGAAACAAATCAATTCCTTTGTTTGGAAAAAGGGCAGAAATGGAGTCAAAACCATTGAGTAAAAACCAACTTACAAATACTGCAAGAATAAACGATACAATTTGATTGCCGGTGGCGGCCGAACAATAGGTTCCT
This genomic window from Bacteroidia bacterium contains:
- the dnaN gene encoding DNA polymerase III subunit beta; protein product: MRFIVSSTALLKQLQAIGGVLNSSNTIAILDNFLFRLDKGELTISGSDLETTMTTNLQVESKNKGSVAIPAKLLMDILKSFPEQPLTFSVNEENFGIEISSDYGKYKLSGQDAREYPEIPQLDSTSSTTLNSKVLADAINKTIFATGNDDLRPVMSGVFFQFTPENVTFVATDAHKLVRYRRYDIKSDQVASFIMPKKPLNLLKNTLAAEDSEVVILYNDKNAYFKFGNMELVCRLIDGRYPNYEAVIPQENPNKLTIDRTAFLGSIRRVSIFSNKTTHQVRLKITGNELSISAEDLDFANEANERQSCQYQGEDMEIGFNSKFLAEMLSNLPSEHVNLEMSVPNRAGILLPADGTVEGEDILMLVMPVMLNY
- a CDS encoding FkbM family methyltransferase, which codes for MTTAKLSGNTEVYCLRKPEAFVLDSHVEGYMINGIHVKEGDTVFDVGANIGVFGVRMLQKGPTVKVFAFEPIPDIYQVLKANSQKFGSARFVALNCGLSDANGEAEFTYFPHAPALSTSNPGMWDEDPDMFKNAVEGSLKNAPKEMWYAKLVPSFMSGFMAKMLRSGGQKFKCQLRTISSVIDEYDVKKIDLLKIDCEGAELSVLLGLQDKHWEMVSQLVVEVHDTEGRLDRIQGMCIKHGLTKIVAQKEQGFESTKLINLYATR